One Phycisphaera mikurensis NBRC 102666 DNA window includes the following coding sequences:
- a CDS encoding ABC transporter permease, whose protein sequence is MPSLRTAWALLTTWYAYMLTYRVEIFLWMVASALPLIMMGIWIEAGASGSFPDVTAASAARYFLAVFVVRQVTVAWVLYEFEHHVLSGKLSPKLLHPLDPAFVFLATHLGEQLARLPFFAAVFALGLWLYPAALQDPDDPGAWLLPSVAEGLAFLVALYAAFAFRFLLQYTLAMLAFWFERVLAFEPLAYLPYLFLSGLLFPLEALPAGVAAALKWTPFPWLAWFPATILAGGQPPLIHGFATIGAWLAGLLVLNRVLWRAGLRRYSAMGA, encoded by the coding sequence GTGCCGTCGCTCCGCACCGCCTGGGCATTGCTCACCACGTGGTACGCCTACATGCTGACCTACCGCGTGGAGATCTTCCTGTGGATGGTCGCCTCGGCGCTGCCGCTGATCATGATGGGCATCTGGATCGAGGCGGGCGCCAGCGGGTCGTTCCCCGATGTGACCGCGGCCTCGGCCGCCCGCTACTTCCTCGCCGTGTTCGTGGTGCGGCAGGTGACGGTGGCCTGGGTGCTGTACGAATTCGAGCACCACGTGCTCTCCGGCAAGCTGTCGCCCAAGCTGCTGCACCCGTTGGATCCGGCTTTCGTCTTCCTCGCGACGCACCTCGGCGAGCAGCTCGCCCGGCTGCCGTTCTTCGCCGCCGTGTTCGCGCTGGGATTGTGGCTCTACCCCGCCGCGCTGCAGGACCCGGACGATCCGGGGGCGTGGCTGCTGCCCTCGGTCGCCGAGGGGCTCGCGTTCCTCGTCGCCCTCTACGCCGCCTTCGCCTTCCGCTTCCTCCTGCAGTACACGCTGGCGATGCTCGCGTTCTGGTTCGAGCGGGTCTTGGCCTTCGAGCCGCTGGCCTACCTGCCGTACCTGTTCCTCTCGGGCCTGCTCTTCCCGCTGGAGGCGCTGCCCGCCGGCGTCGCCGCCGCGCTCAAGTGGACGCCCTTCCCCTGGCTGGCCTGGTTCCCCGCGACGATCCTCGCGGGCGGGCAGCCGCCGCTGATCCATGGCTTCGCAACGATCGGGGCGTGGCTCGCGGGGCTTCTCGTGCTCAACCGCGTGCTGTGGCGGGCCGGCCTCCGCCGCTACTCCGCCATGGGCGCCTGA
- a CDS encoding PEP-CTERM sorting domain-containing protein has product MSFPTARTLAATAAALAVTGTAAAVPFTLSTPLGGATTAYGQSFVPSLGATPDPGLAPSDSVFLETFGFTSGGDGVGSTSTLLAVLPAAFFDFSGGLTAADAVGVSTNTVDTTSAVYGTAYDFEFGGLELSYTDDAPYSAVFVTDDGAGNLTPLGVSVAFVGFEESSPGVFTPITNLGGTGNFDVTALFGPPSGTGFLGGATDAQDLAITATFDTVPEPASLALVALGGVALLGRRRG; this is encoded by the coding sequence ATGTCCTTCCCCACCGCCCGAACCCTCGCCGCCACCGCCGCCGCACTCGCCGTCACCGGCACCGCCGCCGCGGTGCCCTTCACGCTGTCGACCCCGCTGGGTGGCGCGACGACGGCCTACGGGCAGAGCTTCGTGCCGTCGCTTGGCGCCACGCCCGACCCGGGCCTCGCCCCGAGCGACTCGGTCTTCCTCGAGACCTTCGGCTTCACCTCCGGCGGCGACGGCGTCGGCTCCACCTCCACGCTGCTCGCGGTGCTGCCCGCCGCCTTCTTCGACTTCAGCGGCGGGCTCACCGCCGCAGACGCGGTTGGCGTGTCGACCAACACCGTCGACACCACCTCCGCCGTGTACGGCACCGCCTACGACTTCGAGTTCGGCGGCCTGGAGCTGAGCTACACCGACGACGCCCCCTACTCCGCCGTCTTCGTGACCGACGACGGCGCCGGCAACCTCACGCCGCTGGGCGTCTCGGTGGCCTTCGTCGGCTTCGAGGAGAGCAGCCCCGGCGTCTTCACGCCGATCACCAACCTCGGCGGCACGGGCAACTTCGACGTCACCGCTCTCTTCGGTCCGCCCTCGGGCACGGGCTTCCTCGGCGGCGCCACCGACGCCCAGGACCTCGCCATCACCGCCACCTTCGACACCGTCCCCGAGCCCGCCAGCCTCGCGCTGGTGGCCCTCGGCGGCGTCGCCCTGCTCGGCCGCCGGCGGGGCTGA
- a CDS encoding ABC transporter ATP-binding protein produces MLSATKLAKTYRVADKQPGLAGTLRHFVKRKHRDVEAVRGIDLAVEPGEVVGFLGPNGAGKTTAIKMLAGLIHPSAGEVEVLGCRPFRREAALLRQITLVMGNKQQLIWDLPTLDTLRINAAMYGVPAREAGRRTAALAEMLGLGEELTQPVRKLSLGQRMKCELVASLLHHPKVLFLDEPTLGLDVNAQVAVRGFLRDYVRQHDAAALLTTHYMGDVTALCERVIVIDHGSVLYRGSLAGVIETFAPRREVKLELERELTAEEAASLDHRGAVEHHEGRAIRLLLDRTDLTAAVAGLLRELPIADLTVGDPPIEATIAKLFGSGQAAADGDA; encoded by the coding sequence ATGCTCTCCGCCACGAAGCTCGCCAAGACGTACCGCGTCGCCGACAAGCAGCCCGGCCTCGCGGGCACGCTGCGACACTTCGTCAAGCGGAAGCACCGCGACGTCGAGGCGGTCCGCGGGATCGACCTGGCGGTGGAGCCCGGGGAGGTCGTCGGCTTCCTCGGGCCCAATGGGGCGGGCAAGACCACCGCGATCAAGATGCTCGCCGGGCTGATCCACCCCTCGGCGGGCGAGGTGGAGGTGCTGGGGTGCCGGCCGTTCCGGCGGGAGGCGGCGCTGCTTCGGCAGATCACGCTGGTGATGGGCAACAAGCAACAGCTCATCTGGGACCTGCCGACGCTGGACACGCTGCGCATCAACGCGGCGATGTACGGCGTGCCGGCGCGGGAGGCCGGCCGGCGGACGGCCGCTCTCGCGGAGATGCTGGGCCTCGGCGAGGAGCTGACCCAGCCGGTCCGCAAGCTCTCGCTGGGCCAGCGCATGAAGTGCGAGCTGGTCGCTTCGCTGCTGCACCACCCCAAGGTGCTCTTCCTCGACGAGCCGACGCTGGGGCTCGACGTCAACGCGCAGGTCGCGGTCCGCGGGTTCCTCCGCGACTACGTGCGTCAGCACGACGCCGCCGCCCTGCTCACCACGCACTACATGGGCGACGTGACCGCGCTGTGCGAGCGGGTGATCGTCATCGACCACGGGAGCGTGCTGTACCGGGGCAGCCTCGCCGGCGTGATCGAGACCTTCGCCCCGCGGCGTGAGGTGAAGCTGGAGCTGGAGCGCGAGCTGACAGCGGAGGAAGCCGCGTCGCTTGACCATCGCGGCGCCGTCGAGCACCACGAGGGCCGGGCGATCCGGCTGCTGCTCGACCGGACCGACCTTACGGCTGCGGTGGCCGGGTTGCTCCGCGAGCTGCCCATCGCCGACCTCACCGTCGGCGACCCGCCGATCGAGGCGACAATCGCGAAGCTGTTCGGCTCGGGGCAAGCCGCCGCGGACGGGGACGCCTGA